The nucleotide window TAAATGTTGTATATAAATCCGAAATGAAACAAATTGGTAGTTTCCTGCCAGGGAATCCCAGCCCTCCCTCACCTTTGACTTACTCCGGGAAACAGTCAGCAAATTGAACCGGGACACGGCGCCCGGCATACCCGGACCCTCAAACCTCATCATGAAATAAAGGTGACAAGTTCTGCAACATCTTTGATGAGATGAGCCGCGCCATTGCTAACAATCTCTGCCATTGCAGGCAAGGAAACGTTCTTAGTTAGCCCCATAGATCGTCCCACTTCACAAACCGAAGGCTGTAGGCAAACTCATCTACAAAATCTGCGCGAACGCCATCCTCAAAGCACCTTCAAAGGAGGCTTCCTCCTACCCCTTCAGATGGGGTAATGCCGGCAAGCGGAGTCGAGCCAATTGCCAGAGCGGTTGGCCGAGCAGCAATCGAGCGATGGTTCATTGTTTGGATAGCCATTACATCtacctttccttcctggATGCATCTAAGGCCTTTAACCATATCGACGTGGGTAGACGGCGACTACAGTAGTCACCAGGCCCCCGAATGCTACCAAGCATGCAAAAAGTCCTACCGTAAACCGTTCATCCTGATCTGTGACGGGCATGTACTATTgacatcttcctcccaggGGTCCACTAGACAGAGCTTTTGGGcctatcttcttctccttggaCCTATTTCCCACGCTTAACGAACTTCCTATGCAACCTCGGACTCCACTATCGAATAACTACATACTCTGATGATTGCAGCCCGACTACAAAGCGCTTGATTAAACTAAGTCCTTCCTAGCTTCCAAGAGTCATGTGCTCAAACTCATTGAGGACAGAAGTTTGATCAAGAGCCTGAAGGACATTCAAGAGAACGGGTCCAAACTACTGGGCGCAATGGTCGCAGGACAACGAGGCGCAGAGCCTCCTTGCGAGACAAAATCAAAGAATTTACGAAAATTTCCAACTGCGATCCCATCCATCCCAacatgtcctcctcctctgtATACGCCTCGCTCAGGACATAACTACCTACCACGGTCACTTCTCAGGCAACATCCGAGAAGAATGGTTCCCACTTGGCAGTGGCTTCCGAGACGGTGGTTTTTGCTTAGCTAAGCACGTTGTGCCACCCAATTTTGAAGCCAAAGGATGCTCCCTCACTGCCCTACCAGCCCGTTTCGGAAGGTTGTGACTACTGTCACACTATATCATAGCTTCTGTCGCTAGAACAGCAGCCAACGAAGAGGTTGACAAAGTCGTAAAGAAGATGTTCCAGCGACTTTCTGATATCTAGCAGACAGTTGGGGACGGCCCATTTATGACACAGCATGCAAGGCACGAGAAGATATGGGAAAATAAGGGGGACTGTTTGAAGGAATAGAAGGTGACAAGAGGAAATCCATAGCTGAACACAGCAATGTTTCAAGGCACAAGTAGCTATCTGCAATACTGTTAATTACCCACTGTTATCGTTAGACAATTATGCTTTTTTATTTCGACAGAAAACAACATAAACAGCAAACCTGGAATGAATATTTTTAGTATATGCACATAGAGATTATCAAGTCGATGATAAATAAGCATCACCATCAAAATCATGCATATAATTTTTTAAATTATTCAGACTCATCACATGCACCGGCAAAATGGCATTATCGTCGCCATAAACCGTATCGCGTAGTGCTTCGGGCGGACGACTGACAACAAACAGTTGCCGGCGGtccgatgatgatgacgacgacgacttACTGATCAAACGATGATAAATGGAGATGAAAATTGCACGTTGTGTGGAGACCCCGGTGCAAGCAATGGATTTAAAGGCAAATGCCGCGGGAATTTTCGCCATTTGCCGCTGCATTACGAAATGTGGCATAGGAGTTTATAGGAAGACAGGGATGGAGGAATTTGGAACGAGGCGGGAACAAACGCATGGGGGGAGTGAATCAGCGAATAGAAATTCGCTCGAGTCGACTCGTGCCCTGTCGCTTGCTCCATCGTACCTTCCAGTCTTTCACTTTTTCCCACGTCTCTTGAATTATTTTATACCTGATttgctttctcttttctctttctcttttcttccaatcAATTCAACAAACTCTTTTGTTCTATCCACTGAACCCTTCTAGGAGTATACTTGCATAAATACAATGGTCGTCAAGGTTGGAATCAACGGTTTCGGTACGTAATCgatccctctcttcccattGCTTCATATACCACCGATGTGACTTCCGAATTTGTGCGCTGTTCTTGAGCTACGGTAGCTAACAACTATGTGATAGGTCGTATTGGTCGAATTGTTCTCAGGTATGCTTTTAAATCAACGGGGTAGGACGTCCATGTATCTAACATTCAAGTTAGGAACGCCATCGAGCATGGAGATCTCGAGGTTGTTGCTGTCAACGAGTGAGTGTCCCAAATGTTGACCCATTGGATGAATTACTAAATTGTCCATAGCCCTTTCATTGACTTGGACTACATGGTACGGTACTCCTGTCTGCCCAATAACCTCGTTTAGTACTAACGCTATTGCACAGGTCTACATGTTCAAGTATGACTCCGTAAGTCTTCGATACTTCTAGCGCTCTATATGGCTTATTAACCTGATTCCCGACAGACTCATGGTCGTTTTAAGGGCTCCGTCGAGGTTAAGGACGGTAAGCTTtacatcaacaacaaggccATTGCCGTCTTCGGTGAGAAGGACCCTGCCAACATCAAGTGGGGTGAGGCTGGTGCCGAATACGTCGTTGAATCTACCGGTGTTTTCACGACTACCGAAAAGGCCAGTGTTCATCTCAAGGGAGGTGCCAAGAAGGTCGTCATTTCCGCGCCTTCCGCTGATGCTCCTATGTACGTCGCCGATTACCGCCACTCAATTCTATGACGTGATAGCTGATGGATGACATCATTAGGTTTGTCTGCGGTGTCAACCTTGATGCCTACAAGCCGGAGTACCAAATCGTGTCCAACGCTTCTTGCACCACCAATTGTCTCGCTCCCCTTGCCAAGGTCATCCATGACAACGTTAGTGACATCTCCAATTATTACTTCTCGATTGACTGACGCCTCGATTGGCATCTTCTTAGTTTACTATCATCGAGGGCTTGATGACCACTGTCCATGCTACTACTGCCACCCAGAAGACCGTCGACGGTCCTTCCCACAGTAAGCTTCCTATTCGCCATACTATAAAAACATGACGTCTTTATTGATCACATATTGCAGAGGACTGGCGAGGAGGTCGAGGTGCTGCCGCTAACatcatcccttcttccactggTGCTGCTAAGGTGGGTAGAGATTGCCGCTGTGTGCTAAAGTCTAACATCTATGTAGGCCGTAGGCAAGGTCATTCCTTCCCTTAATGGCAAGCTTACTGGCATGTCTTTCCGAGTCCCTACCTCTGATGTATCCGTCGTGGACCTCGTTTGTCGCATTGAGAAGGGTGCCTCTTATGATGAAATCAAGGATGTCATCAAGAAGGCTTCCGAGAGCCCTGAGTTGAAGGGTATTTTGGGGTGAGTGCATTAGTGCTTTGTCATGATAGGCCAATAACGTTCCAAATTGGTAGTTACACTGAAGATGCTGTTGTCTCTACTGATTTCGTTGGCACTACCGAATCTTCTATCTTCGATGCCCAGGCTGGTATTGCTCTTAATGCCAACTTTGTCAAACTTGTTAGCTGGGTATGTTGCGTCCTTGTTTGTTCCTGGTTTGTCAACATTGGCTGATATTTTTTAGTATGACAATGAGTACGGTTACTCTAGGCGTGTCTGCGACCTCATTTCTTACATTGCCGGTGTCGATGCCAAGGCTCAGTAGAGGGGGTTACAGTAGCAGAATAGCAGTTGTCTGTTAATCAGAAGACATAAACATTAAAAGAATTTTTCGATGTTGACTATGCATatggtggatgaagaacGTGCATACATGTACCCCAACTGCGTGGCGGCTGTTAAATTTTGTAAACGTGTGAAAATGCCGAAAGCAAAATGCGAAAATGAGAAATGAAGGGGAACTATTTAGGACGCCCCCTATTTCTTTCGGGACATGCCCCTCCTACTGCTTTGGGTAATTTTGACACATGGCCGAGAGATAACACCATTGACCCTGTAGGGCATCCCTGAGACCCTTGTGCCTGTTATTTACGTAATTAAATGTTCTTATTCTGTGCATGGTAATTCACTCAATCCTCTATTCAGAGCCGCCTATCCAGCTGCTTTTTACACTTTACATGTTTATTTTGATAGGTTTGAAACACAGGAAGGTTTCATCTGTATGGTTATCGAAATACTGGAGAATCAGCCAGACAAGGATGACGAGATCGATGGACTGCTCTTTTTACAGCAAACTTGCAAGGGTGTCCCAGGGACTGCCTTGTGTAATGCACATGGTTTGGACTTGTTGAAGCTTGTTGTTGCAACAGTATGAACCTGTTGAACAGGGATATGTTTTTGTTGTTAGTCGTTTGTGTGTGCATATGTGTGGAGCCCTGGAAGAGTAGTAGATAGCAGCAAGGAATGAGGTGATTGGTTATAGCTAATAAGTTATAGAGCATCCTGTCATGAGCCTGCATGAAGTAGAAGAAATAAGAGATCATAGGAAAGAGTTACATAATGAAGGAAAGCAAGATTGTttcagataagaaggtccagctggacctccgAGGAAAGaactggacctccagctggacctcaagggatataaatagatttctgtagaagtatataaaggggagctttgtcctcgatcttgatcttcttccccttgaagatcaatatttcataagttactttgcgaaaggtcctcgagctcccagtGCTCGCTCTCAtcttaccttgcaccatcttcgacataaacttactccactagtatataagcttgcctgatcttcccaagtGAATATACCTCTGTCCTATACCATACaccaacagacaagtgtcaagaggtatatcatacatatatctcattgcttagttaaactacggctttctatctcgtctccaaggccggaccttgttggggacgagtcgtaacagtaaatattgatcttccaCACTTGTGGTTGGTTGGTATATATATTTCAAGTACCCCACCTTCAATAACCTCGACACCTATAACCTCATACAACTCGATATACCACATCCTATAGCATGTCAGGTCCTTCCACTTGTAGTGGTCGAGCtgtggagaagattgataaaggcaaggaagtaGAACATACccttgatgatgacaacaaCAATCCCATGGGTTCATTCAACACCAATCCTCAATCCGACCCATCTACTGCCAACAATACATCAAGCAATACCCAAACTCAACTTGAGATGATGCGCAATCATATTGCGAGACTTGAGcaacagaaggaagagttgatgcataagttggaagagagaaaagttGAATGGCAGATGTTAGATAATAGTGAAGATAATGAGGGCCAGAATGAACAAGgattggatgaagaagacgaagaacctAGATCAAGCCGCAACCTGTCAGCATGGACATCATACCCAGAAGTTAAAAGGGAATACAGCCGACAACGCACCTCAGTACCCTCCAGTCGAACTCAAGAGCCAAAGATATCCCAACCCGAGTACTACCATGGGCAGTATGCTAAGCTCTCAACCTTTATCACTCAAGTAATGATGGTGATTACCCTTCAACACTCTCGCTTCCCTACCGAGACCTCCAAAGTCCTATATGCCAGGTCGTTCCTCAGAGACACCCCATTCTTATGGTTCCAACCCTTCGTAACCATTGATCCCCAGCCCAAGTTTATGCTGGACTTCAAGAAATTTTGTGCTGAGTTAAGGAAGAATTTTGGGGATCCAGACGAGGAACAGACTGCAGAACGACAACTAAACATTGTTTGTCAGCAAGGTTCTGTATCTTCATACCTCGCAACTTTTATGTGGTATGCCACCTTGGTTCAGTGGAACAATGAAGCAAAAAAGGCTTGCTTTTACAAGGGCTTGAAGGATGACATCAAAGATGAACTCGCCAGACTACCCAAAGCCAAGTCATTCAAGAATCTCCAAGACATGGCAATCCATATCAACAGCTGTCGATATGAACAAGTATTAGCAAAGCGAGACCAACAGCCAAAGGTGCCTTTCAATGCCACCCGAAGTGACTACACCCACACCTCTTACAATAACAACCATCCCAACAACTTCAGACGTTTCTCTGCGGCCAATAGCATGCCAATAAGGTCTACCACTACCAACACCACCTTCAATAAAGAGGTGATGCTGGCGGTCAACCTAAGGGCTGCATTTGTCCCAAATTCAGCTAGGATAACCAGACGCGGATGTCTGACTCCAGAAGAATATCAGAGGCGCAAGGATCATAACCTCTGCCTCTATTGTGCCGACAAGAACCACCAAGTTGCCAAGTGCCCAGTGGCCCCTTCACAGCAATCCAACATGACTCTCCCTCCAAAAAACTAGATATGCTCTTGTCTGCCAatgtcgaagaaggtagcCGGGAACAAGAGCGTACTACCAAACCGGCCAACACAGACTCCTGCGAAAATTTCCAAACTCTCGAATATAACACTagaaacaacaaaaaccaaCTCACAATCGATTTCTTCATTCACAACAATATTTATCCAGCTTTAATCGATTCTGgtgcctccaccaacttCATCGACAGAAGATTTGTCCAAACCTTTGCCTTcaaaacaacaaaaatAGAAGAAGCAATCCCTTTATACCTGTTCAACGCTGCTGGTCAGCGAACTatgattgaagaagaagtcaacATCATGATTAATTTCCAGAAACCATTTGGACACACCTTACTTCGACTCCTCGTAACCGACATCGGCTCCTACCCTATTGTTTTAGGTATCACCTGGTTACAAGAACACAATCTGTCCATCAGCTGGGAAACATTTTCCATACACCCACCTGTATCACAGACATCAAATGCCAACTTAGCCATGGCCATCACTGATGGCAAATctccaaaagaaaaaactgATGCCGAAATAGTACCTAAAGAGTATCATCAATACTTAGACATAttcgacaagaaaagcGCCGATACACTCCCTGAACATAGGTCTTTTGACCATCATATCCCTCTTGAAAATGGACAGAACCCATCTTTCAGTCCCATATACAATCTGTCTGAAAAAGAACTCGAAGCTCTTCATGAAtaccttgatgagaatcTTAAAAAAGGTTTTATCTGACCATCTGAATCACCAGCTGGGGCACCCATACTCTTTGTTAAGAAGAAAGACGGATCACTTAGGATGTGTGTCGATTACCGGGGAATCAACAAGATTACCATCAAGAATCACTATCCTCTACCATTGATTGCTGAGCTCCTAGATTGACTCAAATCAGCCAGAGTCTTCACTAAGATTGACCTATGGGGAGCCTATAATTTACTTCGCATTAAGGCAGGcaaagaatggaaaacagCTTTCCATACTCGCTACGGGCATTTCGAATATTTGGTAATGCCGTTTGGCCTCACCAATGCCCCTGCATCCTTCCAACACCTCATGAACCACAACTTCCGCGATATGCTAGACATATTCATTATTATCTACCTAGacgacatcctcatctacaGCCCAGACTTGAAGACTCACCAGTCACATGTCATACAAGTCCTAGATCGCCTCCGCCAAACCCATTTATATGCCAAAGCTTCAAAGTGTGAGTTCCACCAAACCTCAGTAGAGTTCCTAGGTTTCGTTGTCAGTGATCAAGGTCTATCGATGGACATCAAGAAAGTAAAGTCTATCACGGAATGGCCGATACCCTGCAATCTCCATGATACCCAATCCTTCCTTGGGTTCTGTAACTTCTACTGAAGGTTGATCAAGAACTACTCCAGCATCGCCAAACCCCTTATCGACCTGACCAAGAAAGACTTACCCTTTGTATGGGAAGAA belongs to Cryptococcus neoformans var. grubii H99 chromosome 7, complete sequence and includes:
- a CDS encoding glyceraldehyde-3-phosphate dehydrogenase; this translates as MVVKVGINGFGRIGRIVLRNAIEHGDLEVVAVNDPFIDLDYMVYMFKYDSTHGRFKGSVEVKDGKLYINNKAIAVFGEKDPANIKWGEAGAEYVVESTGVFTTTEKASVHLKGGAKKVVISAPSADAPMFVCGVNLDAYKPEYQIVSNASCTTNCLAPLAKVIHDNFTIIEGLMTTVHATTATQKTVDGPSHKDWRGGRGAAANIIPSSTGAAKAVGKVIPSLNGKLTGMSFRVPTSDVSVVDLVCRIEKGASYDEIKDVIKKASESPELKGILGYTEDAVVSTDFVGTTESSIFDAQAGIALNANFVKLVSWYDNEYGYSRRVCDLISYIAGVDAKAQ